One Sphingobium sp. Z007 genomic window, GGGGCATGACGTTTCTCCTATCCGGAAAATACGGAGTTTCCGGAGGAATTGCAAGACCAATGCCAGAACGCTTCCCTGAAGCGGATGGAGCATGAGCGCGCGGGCGAACAAAAACAGGGCCCGCTTGCTATGGTGGCGAAGCGAGCCCTGCGAGTTAGCCGCGCGCCGGTGGAACGCGCGGCCGGGGGATCGAAGGCGTCAGTCGGCCATCTCGGGGGTGCGGCGCCGACGGCCGGCCTGTGCAGGCTCGCCGCCGGCCTGACCGGGTTCGCCGCCGAACGCACCTTCCGCCGAGGATTCGCCGAGCCCATCGGTGCCGGCACCGGCGGGAGCGGCAGGCGTGTCCGCACCCGGCAGCGGCGGCAGGCCATCGTCGGAAGCGACCGTGTCGGCGGGCGCATCGCGGCGACGGTTCGGCCGCGACCAGACGATGTTGTAGGAACCGTCCTCCTGGCGGAACGCCGAGATGTAGAGCGGCTTATCGAGGCTCGGATCTTCGATCTTGCCGTTGAGGAAGGTCTCGCCGGTCGAGTTGGACGCCAGCTCGAACAGCGCGCCGACCTGCACCCACTGGCGGGCGGCCGACAGGGCGAGGATCTCGAACTTGGGCGCGCGCGGGTTGTTCGACTGCACGGTGCGCAGTGCGATCACGATCGCCACGGTCAGCGTCGAGATCTTGCCGGTGTAGGTGCCGCTGGCGTTCTGGGTGATGGTGCCGATGTTCATGGGTAGTCTCCTGAGTTGTGCGCTCGAACCCCTTGTCCGAACACCTTCTCTCACCCACTCAGCTCCTCGGCCGTTCGGCCGAGTAAGGCGCGCCAGCGCCGCTCCGACTTGGCGCCTCTACGGCGCCGTCGGGTTTGTTCTTGATCGTCCTGGGGCCGTCGTGGGCGTCAGTCGGTGGGCGGCGCCGCCGGTTTGCGCCACAGCGCGATGATGTCCTGCATCTCCTCGGCAAAGCCGAGGCTATCGATATAGACGGCACCGCGATTGTTCTGGCCGAGAAAGCCGATGACGGTCGTGATGTCGTTGGCGACCGCGATGTCGAGGCCGAACATGTCGGCGATCTCGAAATGGCCAAGGTCCGGACCGTTCCACCAGGCCATAAGGAAGTTGGCGACGCGGCGTGCCTGACCGGTGTCGCTCATCGCGATGGGCAAAAGGCGTGTCAGCGCCGCACGCGCCGCGTCATAGTCGGTCGGAATCGAGGTCATCGTCTTTCTCCGCTCTCCGAACCTATAGGTCTGAACTCCGCGAGCAACCGCTTGTGTGCGGATCAGAGGCGAAGCGGCGCGGGCATGGCAAGCCAGTCGGGTTGATCGTCCATGAGCGGCACGTCAAAATCCGCGGCCTCGGCTCCGCTGAATACCCGAGCGAGCACCAGCCGGTCATATCCGGTCGTGTCGTTCCAGAAGCTGAGACCATATTCGGCATGCTGGAGCGCTAGCACGAACCCGTCGGCGCCTTCGTCGCGCGCACGATCGAGCGCGCGATCGAGCATCCGACGGGTGCTGCCATATTCGATGTCGGCCTCGGTGATGACGACATAGCCGCCCCCGAATTCGTCGGCGCGCAGACGATCATGGTCAGCTGCCCATTCGAACCCGAACGGCAGCGCCGATCGGGCGCAGCGCTGGAGCAGATTGGCGGCGGTCTCAACGCCGAACTGCTCGCCCGAGAGGAAGATGACGACCTGCCCTTCGGCATCGGGCTCACCGATGTCGATGTCGAAGTCGAGCATCGGGTAATTCTGGTCGGGGAAGAGTTCGAGCAAACCGTCGAACGGGCTCAGCTCGGTGCGCGGGAAGAGCGCGGCGAAATCCGCGCCGATTGTCGCATAATGCGCCTCGATCGCGTCGAGGCCGATATCGGCGTCGCCGATCATCTCGATCGCGGCAACGACGCGGCGCAGAAGGTCGGCCTCGGCGGCAGCGACCGCCAGGCCGAACGCGGCCTTGGTGTAGCTATTCGACATGCGCTGATCCTTCCGCATGAGAGAGGGTGTCGGTCGCACCATCGGGTTCGAGGACGGCGCCTTCGACGACCAGCGGCGGCACGACGAAATCGGCCGCTTCGAAGTATGCGAGCGCCGCTTCAAGCGAGCCAAGGCGCTCGATGGTCTCGCGGTCGATCATCGCCACATCGTCTTCGGAGACGGCAAAGGACCGCGGAGCGCCGGTTCCACTGAATACAACCCGTTCCGGACCCCACTGCCCGGAATAGCTGCCACACCAGCGGACGAATGGGAGGGCGTTTGCTACGCACCAGATCTCGAGCTCGTCGAATTGGCCGCCCGCGACCTCGTGGGCGAAAAGGCTGAGTGGGTCTCCGGGGACGTAGTGGTGGGCCGCGAAGGGTTCGCCGTCCCACTCTATGGCCAGGCCTTCGCTGGAGACGACATCGCAAAGCTCCTCAAATGCGAATGCAGTGAGCGATCCACCGATAACGATCGATGCTGAAACACGGTCTGCCATAACGGCTCCTTGATCATCGGTGCTGTGGGCACGCGACGCTAGGCGCTGCCGGCAGCGCCGGCGACGCGGTGGGGTGAAGACGAGTGGGTGGCGGCCGTGTCGGCCGCGCGATCAGCTGGGCGGAGACGTCAGCGGCTGATCAGTGGATCGAGCCGAAGAGCGACCGCTTGGCCGCGGCCTGGTGCTGTCCGTCTTTCATGCCGATCGTTTCATGCATCTCTGCATCGAGCGCAGCGGCGAGACCAATGGGCACCTCGACGTAGGGGGCGACGACGGCGATCGCGGCCTCGGCCGTCAGAAGTTCTCCGGGCTCGGTGCCGAACCAGATCAGCGCCTCGCCTTCATCAGGCTCGTCTTCGGTGCGGAAGAAGACCTGTGCGAAGAAAGTCTGGAGCGGCCGGTCCCAGCCG contains:
- a CDS encoding DUF736 domain-containing protein, with product MNIGTITQNASGTYTGKISTLTVAIVIALRTVQSNNPRAPKFEILALSAARQWVQVGALFELASNSTGETFLNGKIEDPSLDKPLYISAFRQEDGSYNIVWSRPNRRRDAPADTVASDDGLPPLPGADTPAAPAGAGTDGLGESSAEGAFGGEPGQAGGEPAQAGRRRRTPEMAD